TTCGACCGAGACCTCAATGGCGACAGCTTCACCGGCCTTCAACTGAGCATTCTGGGTACGCGCAGAAGCGACCAGAAGCGGCACGTTGGTGAAACGCGCATCGGAGAAGCCGGTAGCGGTGAAGGTTACCTCATAGGTCTGGGAGGGGACCACGCCCGGAATGCGGTAGAAACCTTCCTTATTGGTGGTTGCCGCATAGACAACTCCAGTGAGTGGGTTCTTCAAAGTTACGCTGACTCCGGGGATGACAGCTCCGGAAGCATCAGTGACTACGCCGGCCAGAGAGGCCAGATCCTGGCCCTGCTGGGCCTGTAGAGCTCCGCAGATGATTGAAACCAAGGCTAAAAGCACGAGGCATCGTGTGATTCGCAACATAGATGGACTCCTTAAAACGAAAGGGGACGGCTCCCGGGTGAGAGCCAAAGGGGATACGGATATGGAAGGCGTATTGTTCGCCTGGTCCAGAGGATATTTTCTCAGGTTCTCGCGGGTTATTAGCTGAAGTGGTTCCAGCGTGGACATCTGGAAATCCGTGCATAGAGGGAAATCTCAGGGCCGTATCTGTTCTTGATCTTCAACCGGAGCGTCCCATCTTACACTGGTGGACATGTGTGGCATCGTTGGATACATCGGACCCAAGCCTGTTGTTCCCGTCATCATTGAAGGTCTTCGCCGCCTGGAGTACCGCGGCTATGACTCAGCCGGAATTGCGGTTGCCGGTTCCGCCTCCGGGCTGGAGCTTCGCCGGGCTCCGGGCAAGCTGCGCAACCTGGAGACGGTCATCGCCGACCAGCCGCTGCATGGCAACTACGGCATCGGCCACACGCGCTGGGCGACCCATGGGCGTCCCACCGAAGAGAATGCGCATCCTCACCGCGACTGCAGCGGAACTCTGGTGGTGGTGCACAACGGCATCGTCGAGAACTACCTGCAGCTTAAGCAGGAGCTCGTGGCCAAAGGGCACCGCTTTGTCACCGAGACCGATACCGAGATCATCGCTCACTTGATTGAAGAGGAGCTGAAGGCCGGGCCGGATAAAGGAGCTGAGGCTCTTGAGGTTGCTGTGCGGCGGGCGGTCAAGCGCCTGACCGGAGCTTTCGCGATCGGCGTGCTCTCGGCCAATGCTCCGGACACACTGATTGCGGCGCGCAGCGGACCTCCGGCGGTGATTGGCATTGGCGATGGCGAATACTTCCTCGCCTCGGACGTGCCGGGCATTCTGCATCACACGCGTGACATTGTTTACCTGGCCGACGGCGACCTGGCGGTGCTGACACCGGCGGGGGCGAGGTTCACTGACTTTGATGGGAGTGTGGTGCATCGCACTCCGCAGCGCATCCTATGGGATCCCATCCAGGCAGAGAAGGGCGGCTACAAGCACTTCATGCTGAAGGAGATCAATGAGCAGCCGCGCGCTATCCGTGACACTACGCTGGGGCGTGTCTCGCTCGACAGCGGACAGGTCTTCCTGCCCGATCTGAAGCTGGGGCCGGAAGAGTTCCGCCGGGCCACGCAGCTTACGATTGCCGCTTGCGGAACCTCGTGGCATGCGGCGCTTGCGGGCAAGTTCATGATCGAGCGGCTGGCCCGTCTGCCGGTCGAGGTGGATTACGCCAGCGAGTATCGCTACCGTTCGCCGATCGCCAGTCCGAACGAGATTGGGCTGCTGATCACGCAGTCCGGCGAGACGGCTGACACGATTGCGGCCCAGCGCGAGATGACGTCGCTTGGTATTCCTACGCTCGCTATCTGCAATGTGGTCGGCGCTGCCATTACGCGCGAGGCGCATGGGACGATCACGACGAATGCAGGACCGGAGATCGGTGTGGCCTCGACGAAGGCCTTTACCGCACAGCTTACTGCGCTATTCACGCTGGCGCTCTACCTGGCGCAGCAGCGCGGCACAGCAGCGGCGGAGCATAGCCTGCACCTGGTGACGGAGCTCTCGAAGATCCCGGGCAAGGTGGAGGAGGTGCTGCGCTCGGTGGATGATGCCTGCGCGAACCTGGCGAAGTCGTTCTCCAATGCGCGCGACTTCCTCTTCCTGGGCCGCGGCATTCACTACCCTATTGCGCTGGAAGGCGCGCTGAA
This genomic window from Terriglobus albidus contains:
- the glmS gene encoding glutamine--fructose-6-phosphate transaminase (isomerizing), encoding MCGIVGYIGPKPVVPVIIEGLRRLEYRGYDSAGIAVAGSASGLELRRAPGKLRNLETVIADQPLHGNYGIGHTRWATHGRPTEENAHPHRDCSGTLVVVHNGIVENYLQLKQELVAKGHRFVTETDTEIIAHLIEEELKAGPDKGAEALEVAVRRAVKRLTGAFAIGVLSANAPDTLIAARSGPPAVIGIGDGEYFLASDVPGILHHTRDIVYLADGDLAVLTPAGARFTDFDGSVVHRTPQRILWDPIQAEKGGYKHFMLKEINEQPRAIRDTTLGRVSLDSGQVFLPDLKLGPEEFRRATQLTIAACGTSWHAALAGKFMIERLARLPVEVDYASEYRYRSPIASPNEIGLLITQSGETADTIAAQREMTSLGIPTLAICNVVGAAITREAHGTITTNAGPEIGVASTKAFTAQLTALFTLALYLAQQRGTAAAEHSLHLVTELSKIPGKVEEVLRSVDDACANLAKSFSNARDFLFLGRGIHYPIALEGALKLKEISYIHAEGYPAGEMKHGPNALIDESLPVVVIATQDPTDPQSVLKYEKTLSNIQEVTARSGRVIAIATEGDHEISKLVEHTLHVPAAPELLLPILETVPLQLLAYHIAVRRGCDVDQPRNLAKSVTVE